Proteins found in one Pseudomonas mosselii genomic segment:
- a CDS encoding energy transducer TonB family protein produces MERTVNPRRLLTWAVLAVAGAGLAWLLWQWANDMAGVRREAPKVPAIIPLPPPPPPPPEPPKEPEPPVEEKIVEPQPVPEAEEVKPAEEAPDPAQDLAEPMQMDGDAQAGGDSFNVGAGKGGGMAGGGGGGLGSGTYSQYLAYAFQRLLRDNPELRNLVFNLQAEIWLSAAGEITRVELLRGSGEPEVDAQVLAALRGARALDQRPPANLTLPVKIALQGRRP; encoded by the coding sequence ATGGAACGTACAGTCAACCCCCGCCGCCTGCTGACCTGGGCCGTGCTCGCCGTTGCTGGCGCTGGCCTGGCCTGGCTGCTGTGGCAGTGGGCCAACGACATGGCCGGGGTGCGCCGCGAAGCGCCCAAGGTGCCGGCGATCATCCCGCTGCCGCCACCGCCGCCACCACCGCCCGAGCCGCCCAAGGAGCCCGAGCCGCCGGTCGAGGAGAAGATCGTCGAGCCGCAGCCGGTGCCCGAGGCCGAAGAGGTCAAGCCCGCCGAGGAGGCGCCCGATCCGGCCCAGGACCTGGCCGAGCCGATGCAGATGGACGGCGACGCGCAAGCGGGCGGCGACAGCTTCAACGTCGGCGCCGGCAAGGGCGGCGGCATGGCCGGTGGCGGCGGAGGGGGGCTGGGCAGCGGCACCTACAGCCAGTACCTGGCCTACGCCTTCCAGCGCCTGCTGCGCGACAACCCCGAGCTGCGCAACCTGGTGTTCAACCTGCAGGCCGAGATCTGGCTCAGCGCCGCGGGCGAGATCACCCGTGTCGAGCTGCTGCGCGGCAGCGGCGAGCCGGAGGTGGACGCCCAGGTGCTCGCCGCCCTGCGCGGCGCCCGCGCCCTCGACCAGCGCCCGCCCGCCAACCTGACCTTGCCGGTGAAGATCGCCCTGCAGGGGCGCCGGCCATGA
- a CDS encoding ShlB/FhaC/HecB family hemolysin secretion/activation protein — protein sequence MGAGLLSCLLAGNVSADEAQRRVEINEYVVRGNTVLDAQAIEEAVYPYLGPDKSLADLEGAREALQKSYQARGYQSVFVELPEQKVEGGVVYLQVSETKVGRVRVVGAKHYSPLEIREQVPALEEGKVPDFAQVQDELATLNRTPGRQVMPLVREGQRPGTMDVDLQVEDKQPWHLSLGLNNDHSADTEKLRSVISLGYNNLWQAGHSVSLTWFTAPQDRDNAEVWSGSYAAPLNERWTVQFSGYHSDSNVATVGGTNVLGKGHSYGVSAIYNLPGVGAWANALSIGVDFKDFDEQVGLGASSDKVPLKYAPITLGYTGYRFTEQDQLSLGLSLVAGTRSLLGYGSDDAEFDYKRYRADSSFAALKGDGSYTFDFAGSWQSASKLAFQLASGPLVSNEQFAAGGATSVRGYLAAERTGDDGLLFSQELRTPSIGRYVGSYISDWRFYLFAEGAQLRLQDALPEQDDRYSLASAGIGTRATLNDWLSGSVDWAVPLKDGPNTDKNASRVHFSVQATF from the coding sequence ATGGGCGCAGGGCTGCTGTCGTGCCTGCTGGCGGGCAACGTGTCCGCGGACGAGGCGCAGCGCCGGGTCGAGATCAATGAATACGTGGTGCGCGGCAATACGGTGCTCGACGCCCAGGCCATCGAGGAGGCGGTCTATCCCTACCTGGGGCCGGACAAGTCCCTGGCCGACCTCGAAGGCGCCCGCGAGGCCCTGCAGAAAAGCTACCAGGCCCGTGGCTACCAGTCGGTGTTCGTCGAGCTGCCCGAGCAGAAGGTCGAGGGCGGCGTGGTCTACCTGCAGGTGAGCGAAACCAAGGTCGGGCGAGTGCGGGTGGTGGGCGCCAAGCATTACTCGCCGCTGGAGATTCGTGAACAGGTTCCGGCGCTGGAGGAGGGCAAGGTGCCCGACTTCGCCCAGGTGCAGGACGAACTGGCCACGCTCAACCGCACCCCGGGCCGGCAGGTCATGCCGTTGGTGCGCGAAGGCCAGCGGCCGGGCACCATGGATGTCGACCTGCAGGTCGAGGACAAGCAGCCCTGGCACCTGAGCCTGGGCCTGAACAACGATCACAGCGCCGACACCGAGAAGCTGCGCAGCGTCATCAGCCTGGGCTACAACAACCTCTGGCAGGCCGGCCACAGCGTCTCGCTGACCTGGTTCACCGCGCCCCAGGACCGTGACAATGCCGAAGTCTGGTCCGGCTCCTACGCCGCACCCCTGAACGAGCGCTGGACCGTGCAGTTCTCCGGCTACCACTCCGACAGCAACGTCGCCACGGTGGGCGGCACCAACGTCCTGGGCAAGGGCCATTCCTATGGTGTTTCGGCAATCTACAACCTGCCGGGCGTCGGCGCCTGGGCCAACGCCCTGTCGATCGGCGTGGACTTCAAGGACTTCGACGAGCAGGTCGGCCTGGGCGCCAGCAGCGACAAGGTACCACTCAAGTACGCCCCCATCACCCTGGGCTACACCGGCTACCGCTTCACCGAGCAGGACCAGCTGAGCCTGGGCCTGAGCCTGGTGGCCGGCACCCGCAGCCTGCTGGGCTACGGCAGCGACGACGCCGAGTTCGACTACAAGCGCTACCGCGCCGATTCCAGCTTCGCCGCGCTCAAGGGCGACGGCAGCTACACCTTCGACTTCGCAGGCTCCTGGCAGAGCGCCTCGAAGCTGGCCTTCCAGCTGGCCTCGGGGCCGCTGGTGTCGAACGAGCAGTTCGCCGCCGGCGGTGCCACTTCGGTGCGCGGTTACCTGGCCGCCGAGCGTACCGGGGACGACGGCCTGCTGTTCTCCCAGGAGCTGCGCACCCCATCCATCGGCCGCTATGTCGGCAGCTACATCAGCGATTGGCGCTTCTATCTGTTCGCCGAAGGCGCCCAGCTGCGCCTGCAGGACGCGCTGCCCGAGCAGGACGACCGCTACAGCCTGGCCAGTGCCGGCATCGGCACCCGCGCCACGCTCAACGACTGGCTGTCCGGCAGCGTCGACTGGGCCGTGCCGCTCAAGGACGGCCCCAACACCGACAAGAACGCTTCCCGTGTGCACTTCAGTGTGCAGGCGACCTTCTGA
- a CDS encoding LysR substrate-binding domain-containing protein has translation MSSSVKPNRALFDLDLLRAIVVVADCGSFTTAAARLHSTQSTISQKVRRLEDMVGHRLLVRGNRDVLPTDAGQTLLGYARHMLALNDQMLEALAGAMVGVTVRLGVPEDFVGGRTTNALSAFSRRHPQVKLEVTSGLCRDLSQAYDNGELDLVLLKQRRNSREGVACWPERLQWIDSARTPSFELDPIPLVTFPPRGLYRDDMISAIEGMGRRWRISFTSSSLSGIQAAVADGMGISLLPPRAALDEHRVLGAGQGLPEVDSYEIVIVHRPTADAMVKALAEVLTELLAVQAI, from the coding sequence ATGTCTTCCAGCGTAAAACCGAATAGGGCCTTGTTCGACCTCGACCTGCTGCGCGCCATCGTCGTGGTGGCCGATTGCGGCAGTTTCACCACCGCCGCCGCCCGCCTGCATTCCACCCAGTCGACCATCAGCCAGAAGGTCCGCCGCCTGGAGGACATGGTCGGCCATCGCCTGCTGGTGCGTGGCAACCGCGATGTGTTGCCCACCGATGCCGGGCAGACCTTGCTCGGTTACGCCCGGCACATGCTGGCCCTCAATGACCAGATGCTTGAAGCCCTGGCCGGGGCGATGGTCGGGGTCACCGTGCGCCTGGGCGTGCCGGAGGATTTCGTCGGCGGGCGCACCACCAACGCATTGTCCGCGTTCAGCCGACGCCACCCGCAGGTCAAGCTGGAGGTCACCAGCGGCCTGTGCCGCGATCTCAGCCAGGCCTACGACAACGGTGAACTCGACCTGGTGCTGCTCAAGCAGCGGCGCAACAGCCGCGAGGGCGTGGCCTGCTGGCCAGAGCGTTTGCAGTGGATCGACAGCGCGCGCACGCCGTCCTTCGAGCTCGATCCGATTCCGTTGGTGACCTTTCCGCCACGCGGGCTGTACCGCGACGACATGATCAGCGCGATCGAAGGCATGGGCCGGCGCTGGCGCATCAGCTTTACCAGTTCCAGCCTCAGCGGGATCCAGGCGGCGGTGGCCGACGGCATGGGCATCAGCCTGCTGCCCCCGCGGGCGGCGCTCGACGAGCATCGGGTGCTGGGCGCCGGGCAGGGGCTGCCGGAGGTGGACAGCTACGAAATCGTGATCGTGCACCGGCCAACGGCGGACGCGATGGTCAAGGCGCTGGCCGAGGTGCTGACCGAATTGCTGGCGGTGCAGGCGATCTGA
- a CDS encoding DUF899 domain-containing protein — protein sequence MSHSTPKHAVVTRSQWLAARRQLWLHEKAFTHQRDELAAARRALPWVQVEQDYRFQGPHGELSLAELFAGRSQLLVYHFMFAGGWSEGCPGCSFLADHFDGANLHLAHHDVSLVAVSRAPYGEFQAFRQRMGWQFPWYSSHGSTFNQDFGVTVATDGSAQYNYEPYSGDEAELPGLSAFYRDADGSLYHTYSTYARGLDILVNAYNFLDVAPLGRNEEGTMDWVRHHDRYDGAQGKSHCCGD from the coding sequence ATGAGCCATTCCACCCCCAAGCATGCCGTGGTCACGCGCAGCCAATGGCTCGCCGCCCGCCGGCAACTCTGGTTGCACGAGAAAGCCTTTACCCATCAACGCGATGAACTTGCCGCTGCCCGCCGCGCCTTGCCCTGGGTGCAGGTGGAGCAGGACTATCGTTTCCAGGGCCCACACGGTGAGCTGAGTCTGGCCGAGCTGTTCGCCGGGCGCAGCCAACTGCTGGTCTATCACTTCATGTTCGCCGGGGGCTGGAGCGAAGGCTGCCCGGGCTGCTCCTTCCTCGCCGATCATTTCGACGGCGCCAACCTGCACCTGGCCCACCATGACGTGTCGCTGGTGGCGGTGTCACGGGCACCCTATGGCGAATTCCAGGCGTTCCGCCAGCGCATGGGCTGGCAGTTCCCGTGGTATTCCTCGCACGGCAGCACCTTCAACCAGGACTTCGGGGTCACTGTCGCCACCGATGGCAGCGCCCAGTACAACTACGAGCCCTACAGCGGCGACGAGGCGGAGTTGCCCGGATTGAGCGCGTTCTACCGGGACGCCGACGGCAGCCTGTACCACACCTACTCCACCTATGCCCGGGGGCTGGACATCCTGGTCAATGCCTACAACTTCCTCGACGTGGCCCCCCTGGGGCGCAACGAGGAAGGGACGATGGATTGGGTGCGCCATCATGATCGCTATGACGGGGCCCAAGGCAAGTCACACTGCTGCGGGGACTGA
- a CDS encoding helix-turn-helix domain-containing protein, translating into MHIPLPGIPLFQLYGEHHAWPDTDLLHCESIPARSRLHHWEIKPHRHAELFQLLYVQRGEAQVEIEGERRVIREAAIQVVPPLTVHGFRFSADIQGHVLTFGTALVVDLEQRLGAPLSVLTAARCYPLGQDRLRLHGLIDTLQQEYQGSAPARGPLLQALVTALMVWIHRQQQALPARNQDERDQQLLGRYLRLVEAHYREHLAVDDFASRLGITSLQLNQLCRALAGQSALQVIHQRLLLEARRNLAYTRMSISQLSDSLGFSDPTYFARFFKRLDGRTPKEYRRSVNT; encoded by the coding sequence ATGCACATCCCGCTCCCCGGCATCCCGCTGTTCCAGCTGTACGGCGAACATCACGCCTGGCCGGACACCGACCTGCTGCACTGCGAGTCGATCCCGGCGCGCAGCCGCCTGCACCATTGGGAAATCAAACCGCATCGGCATGCCGAGCTGTTCCAGCTTCTCTATGTGCAGCGGGGCGAGGCCCAGGTGGAGATCGAGGGCGAGCGCCGGGTGATTCGCGAGGCGGCGATCCAGGTGGTGCCGCCGCTCACCGTGCATGGTTTTCGCTTCAGCGCCGATATCCAGGGGCACGTACTGACCTTCGGCACGGCCCTGGTGGTCGATCTGGAACAGCGCCTCGGCGCTCCCTTGAGCGTACTGACCGCTGCCCGCTGTTACCCGCTGGGCCAGGATCGTCTGCGCCTGCACGGGCTGATCGACACGCTGCAGCAGGAGTATCAAGGCAGCGCGCCGGCACGAGGCCCCCTGCTGCAGGCGCTGGTCACCGCGCTGATGGTCTGGATCCACCGCCAGCAGCAGGCCTTGCCCGCGCGTAACCAGGACGAACGGGACCAGCAGTTGCTGGGGCGTTACCTGCGCCTGGTCGAGGCGCATTACCGCGAGCACCTTGCCGTGGACGACTTCGCCAGCCGGCTGGGCATCACCAGCCTGCAGTTGAACCAGCTGTGCCGAGCGTTGGCCGGGCAATCGGCGTTGCAGGTGATCCACCAGCGCCTGCTGCTCGAGGCACGGCGTAATCTGGCGTATACCCGCATGAGCATCAGCCAGTTGTCCGACAGCCTGGGGTTCAGCGATCCGACCTACTTTGCGCGGTTCTTCAAGCGGCTCGATGGCCGGACGCCCAAGGAATACCGCAGGTCGGTCAATACCTGA
- the pobA gene encoding 4-hydroxybenzoate 3-monooxygenase, which translates to MKTQVAIIGAGPSGLLLGQLLQRAGIDTLIVERQTPDYVLGRIRAGVLEQGTVDLLREAGVAERMDREGLVHEGVELLVNGRRQRLDLKALTGGKTVMVYGQTEVTRDLMQARQASGAPIIYSADNVRPHAIDGERPYLTFDKDGCQHRVDCDYIAGCDGFHGVARQSIPADVLKMYERVYPFGWLGLLADTPPVNHELIYAHHERGFVLCSQRSQTRSRYYLQVPLQERVEDWPDARFWDELKARLPAEVAAQLVTGPALEKSIAPLRSHVLEPMQHGRLFLVGDAAHIVPPTGAKGLNLAASDVNYLYRILVKVYREGRTDLLAQYSPLALRRVWKGERFSWFMTRLLHDFGAHQDDWDRKMQEADREYYLGSPAGLANIAENYVGLPFEAVE; encoded by the coding sequence ATGAAGACTCAGGTTGCAATCATCGGCGCCGGCCCCTCCGGCCTGCTGCTGGGCCAGCTGCTGCAGCGTGCGGGCATCGACACGCTGATCGTCGAGCGCCAGACCCCCGACTATGTGTTGGGACGCATCCGCGCCGGCGTGCTCGAGCAAGGCACGGTCGACCTGCTGCGCGAGGCCGGGGTGGCCGAGCGCATGGACCGTGAAGGGCTGGTACACGAAGGCGTTGAACTGTTGGTCAATGGCCGTCGCCAGCGCCTCGACCTGAAGGCGCTGACCGGCGGCAAGACGGTGATGGTGTACGGTCAGACCGAGGTCACCCGGGACCTGATGCAGGCACGCCAGGCCAGCGGGGCGCCGATCATCTATTCAGCGGACAATGTCCGCCCCCACGCCATCGACGGCGAGCGGCCCTACCTCACCTTCGACAAGGACGGTTGTCAGCACCGGGTCGATTGCGACTATATCGCCGGCTGCGACGGCTTCCACGGAGTGGCGCGCCAGAGCATTCCGGCCGACGTGCTGAAGATGTACGAGCGGGTCTATCCGTTTGGCTGGCTGGGGTTGCTGGCCGACACCCCACCGGTCAACCACGAGCTGATCTATGCCCACCACGAACGCGGCTTCGTCTTGTGCAGCCAGCGCTCGCAGACCCGCAGCCGCTATTACCTGCAAGTGCCTTTGCAGGAGCGGGTGGAGGACTGGCCAGACGCGCGCTTCTGGGATGAGCTCAAGGCGCGCCTGCCGGCGGAGGTGGCCGCGCAACTGGTCACGGGGCCGGCGCTGGAGAAGAGCATCGCGCCGCTGCGCAGCCATGTGCTCGAGCCCATGCAGCATGGCCGGTTGTTTCTGGTGGGCGACGCCGCCCATATCGTCCCGCCCACCGGCGCCAAGGGGCTGAACCTGGCGGCGTCGGACGTAAACTACCTGTATCGGATCCTGGTCAAGGTGTACCGCGAGGGCCGCACCGACCTGCTGGCGCAGTACTCGCCGCTGGCCTTGCGGCGGGTGTGGAAGGGCGAGCGTTTCAGCTGGTTCATGACTCGGCTGCTGCATGATTTCGGCGCGCATCAGGACGACTGGGACCGCAAGATGCAGGAGGCCGACCGCGAGTACTACCTTGGTTCGCCGGCCGGCCTTGCCAATATTGCCGAGAACTACGTTGGGCTGCCGTTCGAGGCTGTGGAATAG
- a CDS encoding transposase, with protein sequence MERYTKVGMQELDQRLAKIVEAARKQPVSVYRYGAPWVWIVSQEDWQGALREVASCVPPGHSLALLKPRIEALLDEHQAALALLAEQQGMIIAPHTLMHVLLLQLLYSVPSEKQLYEQLNYNLLFRWFAGLELKSRVWNFSLFSHDLGVLLGSAMAVSLLQRMVDEVLGASLQAMPEFSLNLALLHSWLARHQGQAAPDANH encoded by the coding sequence ATGGAACGCTACACGAAAGTGGGAATGCAGGAGCTCGACCAGCGCCTGGCGAAGATCGTCGAGGCGGCGCGCAAGCAGCCGGTCTCGGTCTATCGCTACGGCGCGCCGTGGGTATGGATCGTCTCCCAGGAAGACTGGCAGGGCGCCCTGCGCGAGGTGGCCAGCTGCGTGCCGCCCGGGCATTCGCTGGCGCTGCTCAAGCCGCGTATCGAAGCCTTGCTGGATGAGCACCAGGCCGCGCTGGCGCTGCTGGCCGAGCAGCAGGGCATGATCATCGCCCCGCACACACTGATGCACGTGCTGCTGCTGCAGTTGCTGTATTCGGTGCCCAGCGAGAAGCAGCTCTACGAGCAGCTCAACTACAACCTGCTGTTCCGCTGGTTCGCCGGCCTGGAACTGAAATCGCGGGTGTGGAACTTCAGCCTGTTCAGTCATGACCTCGGCGTGCTGCTGGGCAGCGCCATGGCCGTGTCGCTGCTGCAGCGCATGGTCGACGAGGTGCTCGGCGCGAGCCTGCAGGCCATGCCCGAGTTCAGCCTCAACCTGGCCTTGCTGCACAGCTGGCTGGCACGTCACCAAGGTCAGGCCGCGCCTGACGCAAACCACTAG
- a CDS encoding ExbD/TolR family protein, whose amino-acid sequence MASVNNAHDDDTDAAVDSINITPLVDVLMVVLVMFILTATAQVSGIQVQLPKASATVSLAQPKTKAISINDAGQVFLDAYPVTLQELEDRLRSEKARNPDFPLIVRGDAGVQYQKVVEVLDLLRRLELAQVGLVTGKPNQG is encoded by the coding sequence ATGGCATCCGTGAACAACGCCCATGACGACGACACCGACGCCGCGGTCGACAGCATCAACATCACCCCGCTGGTGGACGTGCTGATGGTGGTACTGGTGATGTTCATCCTCACCGCCACTGCGCAGGTTTCCGGGATCCAGGTGCAGCTGCCCAAGGCCAGCGCCACGGTGTCGCTGGCCCAGCCCAAGACCAAGGCGATCTCGATCAACGACGCCGGCCAGGTGTTTCTCGACGCCTATCCGGTGACGCTGCAGGAGCTGGAGGACCGCCTGCGCAGCGAGAAGGCGCGCAACCCCGACTTCCCGCTGATCGTGCGCGGCGACGCGGGCGTGCAGTACCAGAAGGTGGTCGAGGTGCTCGACCTGCTGCGCCGTCTCGAACTGGCCCAGGTCGGGCTGGTTACCGGCAAGCCGAACCAGGGGTGA
- a CDS encoding DUF2341 domain-containing protein, with protein MQRLILTLLLCLGFALPGSASAWWQDDWMYRKQIAVDTTPQGAGLTQALGRTALLVRLHTGNFSFDGVSETGADIRFVSADDKTVLNHHVEQFDPLMGMALIWVDVPRIEAGQRQELWMYYGNPKAQAPAGQPSFDADYTALYHFDSATARDASPYGNQLQGPTVSVDGVIGRAIQLGGQGLQLPASASLQLPAGAAFTFSTWLRQDQAVGEQLLLARREAGHSLLLGLAQGVPFVEVDGQRASASQAVSAGQWQHLALVGEGGNLSLLLEGQPVARLAASLAAFNGAVGIGGDLPPPEGEVTSQFAPFVGALDELRLSRVARSQAGLQADVLAQGAESRLVVYGVDEEQSGFGFGGLGFLLKAVPVDAWVIIAILVLMMVQSWVIMLRKQRTLSRVTAANTRFRERFAMVGTRLEQFADDQDLHGRLTDSSLWRLYLVAVQELRTRRAQGADTREVSAATIEAIRCSMDGVRTRENQALSSKLSTLSNAIAGGPYIGLLGTVLGIMVVFLGTAMAGDVNINAIAPGMAAALLATAMGLFVAIPALFGYNRLTTRNREVSADMRVFVDEFITRLAELHGEGQAGEAAQRPTGRSVNPSVPA; from the coding sequence ATGCAACGCCTGATATTGACCTTGCTGCTGTGCCTGGGCTTCGCCCTGCCGGGCAGCGCCAGCGCCTGGTGGCAGGACGACTGGATGTACCGCAAGCAGATCGCCGTGGACACCACGCCCCAGGGCGCCGGACTGACCCAGGCGCTGGGCCGCACCGCGCTGCTGGTGCGCCTGCACACCGGCAACTTCAGCTTCGACGGCGTCAGCGAGACCGGCGCCGACATCCGCTTCGTCAGCGCCGATGACAAGACCGTGCTCAACCACCATGTCGAGCAGTTCGATCCGCTGATGGGCATGGCGCTGATCTGGGTGGACGTGCCACGCATAGAAGCGGGCCAGCGCCAGGAGCTGTGGATGTACTACGGCAACCCGAAAGCCCAGGCGCCTGCTGGCCAGCCCAGCTTCGACGCCGACTACACCGCGCTCTACCACTTCGACAGTGCCACCGCCCGCGACGCCAGCCCCTATGGCAATCAGCTGCAAGGGCCGACGGTGAGCGTCGACGGCGTGATCGGCCGGGCCATTCAGCTCGGTGGCCAGGGCCTGCAACTGCCGGCCAGCGCCTCGCTGCAACTGCCGGCGGGCGCGGCGTTCACTTTCAGCACCTGGCTGCGCCAGGATCAGGCGGTGGGCGAGCAACTGCTGCTGGCCCGTCGCGAGGCCGGCCACAGCCTGTTGCTGGGCCTGGCCCAGGGCGTGCCTTTCGTCGAGGTTGACGGCCAGCGCGCCAGCGCCAGCCAGGCCGTGAGCGCCGGTCAGTGGCAACACCTGGCACTGGTGGGCGAGGGCGGCAACCTGAGCCTGTTGCTCGAAGGCCAGCCGGTGGCCCGCCTGGCCGCCAGTCTGGCGGCCTTCAACGGTGCCGTCGGCATTGGTGGTGACCTGCCGCCGCCCGAAGGCGAGGTGACCAGCCAGTTCGCGCCTTTTGTCGGCGCCCTGGACGAACTGCGCCTGTCGCGCGTGGCCCGCAGCCAGGCAGGCCTGCAGGCCGATGTACTGGCCCAGGGCGCCGAGTCGCGCCTGGTGGTGTACGGCGTCGACGAGGAACAGTCGGGCTTCGGCTTCGGCGGCCTGGGCTTCCTGCTCAAGGCGGTGCCGGTGGACGCCTGGGTGATCATCGCCATCCTGGTGCTGATGATGGTGCAGTCGTGGGTGATCATGCTACGCAAGCAGCGCACCCTCAGTCGCGTCACCGCCGCCAACACCCGCTTTCGCGAGCGGTTCGCCATGGTCGGCACGCGCCTGGAGCAGTTCGCCGACGATCAGGACCTGCATGGGCGGCTCACCGACTCCTCGCTGTGGCGCCTGTACCTGGTGGCCGTGCAGGAACTGCGCACCCGCCGCGCCCAGGGCGCCGACACCCGCGAAGTGTCCGCGGCCACCATCGAGGCCATCCGCTGCTCCATGGACGGCGTGCGCACCCGCGAGAACCAGGCGTTGTCATCGAAGCTGTCGACCCTGTCCAACGCCATTGCCGGCGGCCCCTACATCGGCCTGCTGGGCACGGTGCTGGGGATCATGGTGGTGTTCCTCGGCACCGCCATGGCCGGCGACGTCAACATCAATGCCATCGCCCCGGGCATGGCCGCGGCGCTGCTGGCCACCGCCATGGGCTTGTTCGTCGCCATCCCCGCGCTGTTCGGCTACAACCGCCTGACCACGCGCAACCGCGAGGTCAGCGCCGACATGCGGGTATTCGTCGACGAGTTCATCACCCGCCTGGCCGAGCTGCACGGCGAGGGCCAGGCCGGTGAAGCGGCGCAGCGCCCGACCGGGCGCAGCGTCAACCCGTCGGTTCCGGCGTGA
- a CDS encoding ankyrin repeat domain-containing protein has protein sequence MRLPFAALLLSLSLATHAETSAMNPPLLDAARHGDAPAVRQLLDRGALPDTRNDQGQTALLVATHANQVEVAKVLIEAGADVNAKDNINDSPYLYAGARGLNDILRLTLAHGADLKSTNRYGGTALIPAAERGHVETVQLLIEAGVDVDHLNRLHWTALLEAVILGDGGPRYVEIVRRLLAAGADPRITDKEGVTALEHARQRGYREMVTLLEQ, from the coding sequence ATGCGCCTGCCGTTCGCCGCCTTGCTGTTGAGCCTGAGCCTTGCCACCCATGCCGAGACCTCAGCCATGAATCCCCCCTTGCTCGATGCCGCCCGCCACGGTGACGCCCCTGCCGTGCGCCAGTTGCTCGACCGTGGCGCCCTGCCTGATACCCGCAACGACCAGGGCCAGACTGCGCTGCTGGTGGCCACCCATGCCAACCAGGTGGAGGTGGCCAAGGTGCTGATCGAGGCCGGTGCCGACGTCAACGCCAAGGACAACATCAACGACAGCCCCTACCTGTATGCCGGCGCGCGCGGGCTCAACGACATCCTGCGCCTGACCCTGGCCCATGGCGCCGACCTCAAGAGCACCAACCGCTACGGCGGCACCGCACTGATCCCGGCGGCCGAGCGCGGTCACGTCGAGACCGTGCAACTGCTGATCGAGGCCGGCGTCGACGTCGACCACCTCAACCGCCTGCACTGGACCGCGCTGCTTGAGGCGGTGATCCTTGGCGATGGCGGCCCTCGGTATGTGGAGATCGTGCGCCGGTTGCTGGCGGCCGGAGCAGATCCGCGGATCACCGACAAGGAGGGTGTGACCGCGCTGGAGCACGCCCGCCAGCGCGGATACCGGGAGATGGTGACGCTCTTGGAGCAGTAG